In Marinobacter sp. LQ44, the following are encoded in one genomic region:
- a CDS encoding tyrosine-type recombinase/integrase encodes MTASFHSVLGKDFSAYLSYKRALGRKFDTEELALQLFDRFLVEERVSDAALVQPALIEAFLASRPRTRPRSYNHLLGVLRCFFAWQVAQERLAHSPVRAHPQPVTSQLKPFLFEPAQVEDILTLASQLPDNSRAPCRGMVYRTIFSLMYGLGLRVGEIVHLRYRDVDCQRSLLVIDKSKFGKTRLVPFGPRMAQQIAVYLQFGVDRYGPWQPDDPVFSFSFFPERKPMRIETVSQTFHHLILKMDPYVPPGVRQPHLHCLRHSFAVATLLRWYRTGVDPNQRLFHLSTFMGHADPASTAWYLTITEALLREASQRFERFADPRREEELS; translated from the coding sequence ATGACCGCCTCCTTCCACAGCGTACTGGGCAAGGATTTTTCGGCTTACTTGAGTTACAAGCGCGCGCTGGGCCGAAAATTTGATACTGAAGAGCTCGCCTTGCAATTATTCGATCGCTTTTTGGTCGAGGAACGGGTGAGTGATGCGGCGTTAGTGCAACCGGCGTTGATTGAGGCCTTTCTCGCTTCGCGGCCACGCACTCGCCCACGCAGCTATAACCACCTCTTGGGGGTGCTCCGCTGCTTTTTTGCCTGGCAGGTGGCCCAGGAGCGGCTAGCGCATTCTCCGGTTCGTGCTCACCCTCAGCCGGTGACTTCCCAGCTTAAACCCTTCCTGTTCGAACCGGCTCAGGTGGAAGACATCCTGACGTTGGCGTCACAGCTTCCGGACAATTCCCGGGCACCCTGTCGTGGCATGGTCTACCGAACAATCTTCTCGCTGATGTACGGTTTGGGCCTGCGTGTCGGCGAGATTGTGCATCTTCGGTATCGCGACGTCGATTGCCAGCGCAGCCTTCTGGTGATCGACAAGAGCAAGTTTGGCAAGACGCGTTTGGTCCCCTTTGGCCCGCGCATGGCGCAACAGATCGCTGTCTATCTACAGTTTGGCGTTGATCGGTATGGGCCATGGCAGCCGGATGATCCGGTATTTTCTTTCAGCTTTTTCCCAGAGCGCAAGCCAATGCGTATTGAGACGGTCAGTCAGACATTTCACCACTTGATACTGAAGATGGATCCGTACGTGCCACCTGGCGTACGCCAACCTCATCTGCACTGCCTGCGCCATTCCTTCGCGGTCGCAACTCTGCTCCGCTGGTATCGCACCGGCGTGGATCCCAATCAACGGCTCTTTCATCTATCAACCTTCATGGGCCATGCCGACCCGGCATCGACTGCCTGGTATCTGACCATCACCGAAGCACTGCTCCGGGAGGCGAGCCAACGGTTCGAGCGATTCGCCGATCCCCGCAGAGAGGAGGAGCTATCATGA